From the genome of Abyssicoccus albus, one region includes:
- a CDS encoding DUF86 domain-containing protein yields MYFVDREKLVQRTRYIEKLVEQFKSTERERFKTERIAHMLVESSIDIGNMMIDGFIMRDPGSYQDVLDIMKTEQVIDEPIHQHLSEMLVVRRWLLREYESEHDELNALLEEHIDAYTSFTAAVIQYLEQELGPVNAFGEGES; encoded by the coding sequence ATGTATTTTGTAGATCGTGAAAAGTTAGTCCAAAGGACTCGCTATATTGAAAAGTTAGTTGAGCAATTTAAGTCGACAGAACGTGAAAGATTTAAAACAGAACGCATCGCACATATGCTTGTTGAATCATCTATTGATATTGGAAATATGATGATTGATGGATTTATTATGCGTGACCCGGGCAGTTATCAAGATGTGTTAGACATTATGAAGACTGAACAAGTGATTGATGAACCGATACATCAACATTTAAGTGAAATGCTTGTCGTGAGACGTTGGCTGTTAAGAGAATATGAATCTGAGCATGACGAATTAAATGCTTTACTTGAAGAGCATATCGATGCTTATACATCATTCACAGCAGCAGTCATTCAATATTTAGAACAGGAACTTGGACCAGTGAATGCATTCGGTGAAGGTGAGTCATGA
- a CDS encoding L-cystine transporter, which yields MNTVFIILNLIVFVGLIIGLVLLEHRKMKFSYRVMIGLIIGLLFGALLQLLYGMDNEILSKTVSWISLVGSGFVRLLQMIVMPLIFISILAAFSKMDVTEKFFKSGVKIISILLGTTAISAIVGIATALLFKLDASSINLGDDENQRAVSIEESANEMGDLSLPEQLVSLLPSNAFEDFAGMRPTSTIAVVLFAVFMGISLIKLLQKNSEHGEMVRSIILAVNDWIMELVKFILRLTPYGILAIMANTVATSNFAALKDLGLFVIASYVALIGMYLIHLLLIALIGLSPVRYFKKTAETLIFAFTSRSSAGSLPLNIQTQQNRLGIPSSVANFAGSFGLSIGQNGCAGVYPSMLAIMVAPVAGVEVNLQFILTLIVVTVISSLGIAGVGGGATFAAIVVLSTMNLPVALAAVLISVEPLIDMGRTALNVSGSMLSGTITSKTDGTLNKEIYNSNQMDELTTPSI from the coding sequence ATGAATACTGTATTTATTATTTTGAATTTAATTGTATTCGTCGGTCTAATCATTGGACTTGTTTTATTGGAACATCGTAAGATGAAGTTTTCATACCGTGTCATGATTGGATTAATCATTGGTTTGCTATTTGGAGCATTGTTACAACTATTGTACGGAATGGATAATGAAATATTATCTAAAACTGTGTCATGGATTTCACTTGTTGGGTCAGGCTTTGTTCGCCTACTTCAAATGATCGTGATGCCGTTAATCTTTATCTCAATTCTTGCTGCATTTAGTAAGATGGATGTGACTGAGAAGTTTTTTAAATCTGGTGTAAAGATTATTTCAATATTGCTAGGGACTACAGCAATTTCAGCAATTGTAGGTATTGCCACTGCATTGCTATTTAAATTAGATGCATCAAGCATCAATTTAGGTGACGATGAGAATCAACGCGCTGTCTCTATCGAAGAAAGTGCAAATGAAATGGGAGACTTATCATTACCTGAACAACTTGTATCACTATTACCTTCAAATGCATTCGAAGACTTTGCTGGCATGAGACCTACATCAACGATTGCCGTTGTATTATTTGCTGTATTTATGGGGATTAGCCTCATTAAATTATTGCAAAAAAATAGTGAACATGGAGAGATGGTTCGCTCAATCATTTTAGCAGTAAACGATTGGATTATGGAGCTTGTTAAATTTATTTTGAGATTAACACCATACGGTATTTTAGCAATTATGGCGAATACTGTCGCAACAAGTAACTTTGCAGCATTGAAAGATTTAGGGTTATTTGTCATTGCGTCATACGTTGCATTAATTGGAATGTATCTTATTCACTTACTACTCATTGCTTTAATCGGATTAAGTCCAGTTCGATACTTTAAGAAAACAGCAGAAACATTAATCTTTGCATTCACATCTAGATCAAGTGCCGGTTCATTACCACTTAACATCCAGACCCAACAAAATAGACTTGGTATTCCATCAAGTGTTGCAAACTTTGCTGGAAGCTTCGGATTATCAATTGGTCAAAATGGATGTGCAGGGGTCTATCCATCAATGCTAGCAATTATGGTCGCGCCTGTCGCTGGAGTTGAAGTGAACTTACAATTCATTCTCACTTTAATCGTTGTAACAGTGATCTCATCACTTGGTATCGCAGGTGTAGGTGGTGGTGCAACATTTGCAGCCATCGTTGTATTATCTACAATGAATTTACCTGTTGCATTAGCAGCCGTTCTAATTTCAGTAGAACCACTCATTGATATGGGAAGAACTGCGTTGAACGTAAGTGGTTCAATGTTATCTGGAACAATTACATCGAAAACAGACGGAACATTGAATAAAGAAATATATAATTCAAATCAAATGGATGAACTCACAACACCGAGTATTTAA
- a CDS encoding 2-hydroxyacid dehydrogenase, with amino-acid sequence MSKILVTRNMPEKFIDQLREGHEVIVWEEFDKAIPRETLLEQSKDVDAMMTMMSDQIDSEVLENAENLKVVANFAVGYDNFDLDAFKQHDVIGTNTPDVLTETTAELGFSIMMSLARRIVEADHFMKNGEWTGWSPFLLSGTDIFNKTVGIYGMGSIGTAFARRLQGFNCNVLYHNRSRNDEAEQLTGAKYCEFDELVQSSDIVVCTAPLNDGTKDKFNKETFDKMKESALFVNIGRGGHVVEEDLLEAIQSESIKGAALDVFREEPMKTDHPFLKEDRIVTTPHIGSATVDTRDKMIQLCVDNILNVLDGKDPITPINK; translated from the coding sequence ATGAGTAAAATTTTAGTGACTAGAAATATGCCAGAGAAGTTTATTGATCAATTACGCGAAGGTCATGAAGTAATTGTGTGGGAAGAATTCGATAAAGCGATTCCGAGAGAGACATTATTAGAGCAAAGTAAAGATGTTGATGCAATGATGACGATGATGAGTGATCAAATTGACAGCGAAGTGCTTGAAAATGCTGAAAATTTAAAGGTTGTTGCGAATTTTGCCGTAGGATATGACAATTTCGATTTAGACGCATTTAAACAACACGATGTGATCGGCACAAATACACCTGATGTATTAACGGAAACGACTGCTGAACTAGGGTTTAGTATCATGATGAGTCTTGCTAGACGTATCGTTGAAGCTGATCACTTCATGAAAAATGGTGAATGGACAGGTTGGTCGCCATTCTTATTGAGCGGAACAGATATTTTCAATAAGACGGTAGGAATATACGGCATGGGTAGTATTGGTACTGCATTCGCTAGAAGACTTCAAGGATTTAATTGTAACGTTCTGTATCATAACCGCTCTAGAAATGACGAAGCTGAACAGTTAACAGGTGCGAAATATTGTGAATTTGATGAATTGGTTCAATCGAGTGACATTGTTGTATGTACTGCTCCATTAAATGATGGGACGAAAGATAAATTTAATAAAGAGACATTCGACAAAATGAAAGAGAGTGCGTTATTTGTAAACATCGGACGTGGTGGACACGTTGTCGAAGAAGATTTACTTGAAGCAATTCAGTCTGAATCGATTAAAGGTGCGGCACTTGATGTATTTAGAGAAGAACCAATGAAAACAGATCACCCATTCTTAAAAGAAGACCGTATCGTGACGACACCACATATTGGTAGTGCAACGGTTGATACGCGTGATAAGATGATTCAACTGTGTGTTGATAATATTTTGAATGTATTAGATGGTAAAGATCCAATTACACCAATCAATAAGTAA
- a CDS encoding serine dehydratase beta chain: MSRAKDYQSAFDIIGPVMIGPSSSHTAGAVKIGQATRSLLHGTPEHIVIHYYESFAKTHDGHGTDHAILGGLLGYSTFDERIRDAIETVKSLNIPLQIIEEEIDSIGDHPNCALIKSQIGSRRIELNGISIGGGTIKIKSIEINGLMISLDHTLPLLVIDGHCDRNIIGDMLDDLFDMNVQIEQEIKSMNNDQLTMALHLDRPMSDEAYDEIKEKYSQLTFSYIS, encoded by the coding sequence ATGTCGCGCGCTAAAGATTACCAAAGTGCTTTTGATATTATCGGTCCCGTGATGATTGGTCCTTCAAGTTCTCATACAGCTGGGGCTGTCAAAATTGGACAAGCTACAAGATCATTATTACATGGAACACCTGAACATATTGTAATACATTACTACGAATCATTTGCCAAAACACACGATGGTCATGGTACGGATCATGCAATTCTTGGTGGATTGTTAGGATATTCAACTTTTGACGAAAGAATTCGTGATGCTATAGAAACTGTGAAATCATTAAATATACCACTTCAAATTATTGAAGAAGAAATTGATTCAATAGGAGATCACCCAAATTGTGCGTTAATTAAATCTCAAATTGGGTCTCGTCGTATTGAGTTAAATGGAATTTCAATTGGTGGCGGTACGATTAAAATAAAAAGTATCGAAATTAATGGATTGATGATTTCACTGGATCATACATTACCATTACTCGTCATTGATGGACATTGCGATCGTAACATTATTGGTGATATGCTTGATGACTTATTCGATATGAATGTACAAATCGAGCAAGAAATTAAATCAATGAATAACGACCAACTGACAATGGCACTTCACCTTGATAGACCAATGTCAGATGAAGCTTACGATGAAATAAAAGAGAAGTATTCACAATTAACTTTTTCTTATATTAGTTAA
- the sdaAA gene encoding L-serine ammonia-lyase, iron-sulfur-dependent, subunit alpha: MFDTIQEIIDYSNTHQKPLHEIMIEQEMQLRNMSYDEVMAMMQHNLDVMRDAVIKGTTGDGVKSVTGYTGGDAVKLKQYNTEHKALSGSDMIEAVTGAIATNEVNAAMGVICATPTAGSSGTIPGVLFKLEKTHDLTNEQMLHFLFTASILGMVIANNASVSGAMGGCQAEVGSASAIASAAAVSTFGGTPEQAGHALAISLSNLLGLVCDPVAGLVEIPCINRNAIGSGNALICADLALAGVESKIPVDEVIMAMDKIGRNLPRELRETGLGGLAGTPTGEEIKRKIFGPKA; the protein is encoded by the coding sequence ATGTTTGATACGATACAAGAAATTATAGATTATTCGAATACGCATCAAAAACCATTACACGAAATTATGATCGAACAAGAGATGCAACTGAGAAATATGTCATACGATGAAGTAATGGCCATGATGCAACACAACTTAGATGTCATGAGAGATGCAGTCATTAAAGGGACAACAGGTGATGGCGTAAAAAGCGTAACAGGTTATACCGGTGGCGATGCTGTTAAGTTAAAGCAATATAATACTGAACATAAAGCATTATCAGGTTCTGATATGATTGAAGCTGTTACTGGTGCAATCGCAACAAATGAAGTAAACGCTGCAATGGGTGTCATTTGTGCCACACCGACTGCTGGTTCGTCTGGTACAATTCCTGGCGTATTATTTAAACTCGAAAAAACGCATGATTTAACGAATGAACAAATGTTACATTTCTTATTTACCGCTTCTATTCTAGGGATGGTCATTGCCAACAATGCAAGTGTATCGGGTGCAATGGGTGGCTGCCAAGCAGAAGTTGGTAGTGCATCTGCCATTGCAAGTGCTGCTGCTGTATCGACATTTGGTGGAACACCTGAACAAGCCGGTCATGCATTGGCGATTAGTTTAAGTAACTTACTTGGGTTAGTTTGCGATCCAGTCGCTGGACTGGTTGAGATTCCATGTATTAACCGAAATGCCATAGGCTCAGGGAATGCATTAATATGTGCTGACTTAGCACTGGCTGGTGTTGAGAGTAAAATTCCTGTCGACGAAGTCATTATGGCGATGGATAAAATTGGACGAAATTTACCAAGAGAATTACGAGAAACAGGACTTGGAGGACTTGCTGGTACACCGACGGGTGAAGAAATAAAACGCAAAATCTTCGGCCCAAAAGCCTAA
- a CDS encoding YutD family protein, translating into MSAMKIHKHQYKLIENYKGAFNLEDVEDKWADLFDKYDYILGDIGYDKLRLTGFYKRNKKGILAMKKSTAIQDYLMEYCNFNCPYFILKRLTTHDKDYDISLDEETTETNIEVESLEQPESDQPLIQQNKTFNAYLKS; encoded by the coding sequence ATGAGTGCGATGAAAATCCACAAACATCAATATAAATTAATCGAAAACTATAAAGGTGCATTTAATCTTGAAGATGTTGAAGATAAATGGGCAGATTTATTTGATAAATATGATTATATTTTAGGAGATATCGGTTACGATAAGTTGCGATTAACTGGCTTTTATAAGCGAAATAAAAAAGGTATATTGGCGATGAAAAAGTCAACTGCGATTCAAGATTATTTGATGGAATATTGTAATTTTAACTGCCCGTATTTCATTCTAAAGAGACTTACGACGCATGATAAAGATTATGATATATCTCTTGATGAAGAGACAACCGAGACAAATATAGAAGTGGAATCATTAGAGCAACCGGAGAGTGATCAACCACTGATTCAACAAAATAAAACATTTAATGCATATTTAAAGTCCTAA
- a CDS encoding Na+/H+ antiporter NhaC family protein, whose product MNIFEWEYITLIPPLLILLLVVFTRKVLLSLGVGILLTSIVINKGNILETIGSIWGAFSSIFYADGEINTWNAYILIFLILLGCMIAFVTMTGGTKSFSEMMLKRIRTRRASQFFTGILGMLVFIDDYFSALIVGQVSRPITDAHKVSRAKLSYYIDTTSSPICVISPISSWGAGIMGLIAPVLIAAELNMSAFSGFIQTVPYNFYAISSIVVMFIVIIFKVDIGMMRDKEKEAIYHGSLVDESLDIPGEVDAADLPILHGTYKGLIIPVTLLIITVFTMIIFTGYQESGYTFDFIKIFENTKVTDSLVVGGLVSLIAALIYYFKQSKQEDRFESKNIGTGFIHGVRSMLPAVYILTLAWMTGDLIAQMGTGDTMANIINGASIPVGFMLAVFFFVAGVMALTTGTSWGSFGILIPIAGEIMTKLDAVDLIIPSIAAVLAGSVFGDHCSPISDSTILSSTGAGCNHIVHVLTQMPYAIIAAIVSLIGYVVLGFTSSLLISLSVVIVLLIILTLLAYFFYKPIPRKKKKTV is encoded by the coding sequence ATGAATATTTTTGAATGGGAATACATCACGCTAATCCCGCCGTTGTTAATTTTGTTGCTTGTTGTTTTTACTCGTAAAGTGTTGCTTAGTTTAGGTGTTGGTATTTTACTTACTTCAATTGTCATCAATAAAGGAAATATTTTAGAGACAATCGGTTCCATATGGGGTGCGTTTAGTAGTATTTTTTATGCAGATGGTGAGATTAATACATGGAATGCTTATATTTTAATCTTTTTAATACTATTAGGTTGTATGATTGCATTTGTGACGATGACTGGTGGAACGAAAAGTTTTAGTGAAATGATGTTGAAGCGTATTAGAACGAGACGAGCATCGCAATTTTTCACTGGTATTTTAGGGATGTTAGTATTTATTGATGATTATTTTAGCGCATTAATTGTAGGGCAAGTGTCTCGTCCAATTACAGATGCACATAAAGTATCTCGTGCAAAGTTGAGTTATTATATCGATACGACGTCATCACCGATATGTGTTATTTCACCGATTAGTAGTTGGGGTGCAGGTATTATGGGATTAATAGCCCCGGTATTAATTGCGGCTGAATTGAATATGAGCGCATTTAGCGGATTTATTCAAACAGTTCCATATAATTTTTATGCAATTTCATCGATTGTTGTGATGTTTATTGTGATCATCTTCAAAGTCGATATCGGTATGATGAGAGATAAAGAGAAAGAAGCCATTTATCATGGTTCGCTGGTCGATGAAAGTTTAGATATTCCTGGTGAAGTGGATGCTGCAGATTTACCGATTTTACACGGTACATATAAAGGTTTGATTATACCAGTGACGTTATTAATTATTACTGTATTTACAATGATTATTTTCACTGGATATCAAGAGAGTGGTTATACATTTGATTTTATTAAAATTTTTGAAAACACGAAAGTGACAGATTCACTTGTCGTTGGTGGTCTTGTCAGTTTGATTGCGGCATTAATTTATTATTTCAAGCAATCTAAACAAGAAGACCGATTCGAATCGAAAAATATCGGCACTGGATTTATTCACGGTGTACGTTCAATGTTACCCGCGGTCTATATTTTAACTTTAGCATGGATGACAGGGGATTTAATCGCTCAAATGGGTACAGGCGATACAATGGCTAACATAATTAACGGAGCATCAATTCCTGTTGGCTTTATGTTGGCAGTATTCTTCTTTGTGGCTGGTGTGATGGCATTAACAACTGGAACGAGTTGGGGGTCATTTGGAATACTCATTCCAATCGCAGGTGAAATAATGACGAAATTAGATGCTGTTGATCTGATTATCCCAAGCATTGCAGCAGTTCTTGCTGGAAGTGTATTTGGGGATCATTGTTCACCGATTTCAGATTCTACAATCTTGAGTTCGACTGGTGCTGGATGTAACCATATAGTACACGTTTTGACACAAATGCCATATGCGATTATTGCAGCAATTGTATCATTGATCGGTTATGTAGTATTAGGGTTTACATCGAGTTTATTAATCAGTTTATCGGTTGTTATTGTATTACTTATAATTTTGACTTTACTTGCATATTTCTTCTATAAGCCAATCCCTAGGAAAAAGAAGAAGACAGTATAA
- a CDS encoding TIGR01457 family HAD-type hydrolase: MKQYQYYIFDLDGTMYHGNEPIDGAKEIIDYLDYKEIPYRFLTNNSTKQPIDVAEKLQSFGIKAMEKHVMTSAMATKEYLIQHKMKRVFVIGEDGLKNTLRSANIQIVDDESESVDAVIVGLDREVTYEKFAKATLLIRNGAKFISTNPDKNIPTERGMMPGNGALTTLVQSSTGIEPISIGKPNELMILEILRLNGWDQTDVLMVGDNYDTDILTGIHASVDTLHVNTGVSSTNQVQDKEIQPTYTVDTLYDWIQRMEDYNE, encoded by the coding sequence ATGAAACAATATCAATATTATATATTCGACCTTGATGGGACGATGTATCACGGCAATGAACCAATCGATGGAGCGAAAGAGATCATTGATTACTTAGATTATAAAGAAATACCATATCGATTCTTGACAAATAACTCAACGAAACAACCGATAGACGTTGCGGAAAAGTTGCAAAGTTTTGGTATTAAAGCAATGGAAAAACATGTGATGACTTCTGCAATGGCAACGAAAGAATACTTAATTCAGCATAAAATGAAGCGTGTATTTGTCATTGGTGAAGATGGATTAAAGAATACGTTACGATCAGCGAATATTCAAATTGTTGATGATGAAAGTGAATCTGTAGATGCGGTGATTGTCGGATTAGATCGAGAAGTGACTTATGAGAAGTTTGCAAAGGCTACATTACTCATTCGTAATGGTGCCAAATTTATTTCAACGAATCCTGACAAAAACATTCCGACAGAACGTGGAATGATGCCCGGTAATGGTGCATTGACAACACTCGTTCAAAGTTCAACGGGTATTGAACCTATCAGCATCGGTAAACCGAATGAATTAATGATTTTAGAAATATTAAGATTAAATGGATGGGACCAAACAGATGTTTTGATGGTTGGGGATAATTATGATACAGATATATTAACAGGTATTCACGCTTCGGTAGATACATTACATGTGAATACAGGTGTGAGCTCAACGAATCAAGTTCAAGATAAAGAAATACAACCAACATATACTGTTGATACATTATATGATTGGATTCAAAGAATGGAGGATTATAATGAGTAA
- a CDS encoding sulfite exporter TauE/SafE family protein — MLQIITLILIGLIASIAGSLVGIGGGIIIVPSLIFFGIELGILPMMTPQKAIGTSSVILIATGLSATISYYKSDQIDVKNAIIFLIGIIPGAFVGAYTSQFFSLDSFNLVFGLFLIIVSFILLFRDRFKPMKLFQPKQMTTYRSPTGEFFEYGVPVIAGIVSTFVVGFFTGLFGIGGGVLMTPLMLIIFRFPPHLAVGTSMLMVFAASLSGTTSHIMQGNVVWIYAVTLIIAAFIGAKIGSWLNKKMASERIVLLLRMMLLLIGIYSVIKYFL; from the coding sequence ATGCTACAAATTATTACGTTAATTTTGATTGGGCTCATCGCAAGTATCGCCGGTTCACTCGTTGGTATTGGTGGGGGAATTATCATCGTTCCGTCACTTATTTTCTTCGGAATTGAACTTGGCATTTTGCCGATGATGACACCTCAAAAAGCCATTGGTACTTCATCCGTTATTTTGATTGCTACTGGATTATCCGCAACAATTAGCTATTATAAGTCCGACCAAATCGATGTTAAGAATGCGATTATATTTCTCATTGGAATCATTCCCGGTGCTTTTGTCGGCGCATACACGAGTCAATTTTTCTCATTGGATAGTTTTAATTTAGTATTTGGTCTGTTTTTAATTATCGTGTCATTCATATTGTTATTCCGTGATCGATTTAAACCGATGAAGCTGTTTCAACCGAAACAGATGACGACCTATCGTAGCCCGACGGGTGAATTTTTTGAATATGGTGTACCCGTAATTGCTGGTATTGTATCAACATTTGTTGTTGGTTTCTTTACAGGATTGTTCGGTATCGGCGGTGGTGTGTTGATGACACCATTGATGCTCATTATCTTTAGATTCCCACCGCATTTAGCAGTCGGAACGAGTATGTTGATGGTGTTTGCTGCAAGTTTATCTGGCACAACGAGCCATATTATGCAAGGGAATGTCGTATGGATATATGCCGTGACGCTAATCATTGCAGCATTTATCGGTGCAAAAATTGGTTCATGGTTAAACAAAAAAATGGCATCTGAACGTATCGTCTTATTACTTCGAATGATGTTATTGTTAATCGGTATATATTCTGTCATTAAATATTTCTTGTAA
- a CDS encoding bifunctional metallophosphatase/5'-nucleotidase: MQTIHIFHTNDIHSNLNNFLQIKEFMKSKREEYPNTSVFVDLGDHVDRSHPYTEATLGQGNIELMNEAGVDIATIGNNEGITLTHDDLNQLYDEAQFKVTCCNIHDEYGVKPNHIVDYVIHEVAGKKLLFIGVTAEFTVFYKALGWTVDQAKSQLNRIIESRRDEVDAIIVLSHLGKWIDDELSEELSSIDLILGAHTHHRFEHGKYHNGVMQAAAGKHGQYLGEVKIHFDEGRILNIEALLYTTDDMAKVEDEYYIKGRQLLKNNIISNDLNRYERRIYSTNRLLYELAEAVRIYTETDTIILNSGLIVRGFDGGDFTEYDLHKMLPHPINTVDIELKGHELIEVLKHCLKNEYKNEQVKGFGFRGDLFGMYYFHNIGYMSSSEQYFIKGERIENDQTYHIATIDMYTFGKFIPQFKSMNKVYYLPDFLRDIFRTYIQSSK; the protein is encoded by the coding sequence ATGCAAACGATTCATATTTTCCATACAAACGATATCCATAGTAATCTGAATAATTTCTTACAAATTAAAGAGTTTATGAAATCAAAACGTGAAGAATATCCTAATACATCAGTTTTTGTTGATTTAGGGGATCATGTCGATCGTAGTCACCCATATACCGAGGCAACGCTTGGTCAAGGGAATATAGAATTGATGAATGAAGCAGGGGTTGATATTGCGACAATCGGCAATAATGAAGGTATTACATTAACACATGATGATCTAAATCAATTATACGATGAAGCACAATTTAAAGTGACGTGTTGTAATATACATGATGAATACGGAGTGAAACCGAATCATATCGTCGATTATGTCATTCATGAGGTCGCAGGAAAGAAGTTACTATTCATTGGAGTGACAGCAGAATTTACAGTATTTTATAAGGCGCTTGGATGGACTGTCGATCAAGCTAAAAGTCAATTGAACCGAATCATTGAATCACGCCGTGATGAAGTTGATGCAATCATTGTATTAAGTCATCTTGGAAAATGGATTGATGATGAATTATCAGAAGAACTATCATCGATTGATCTAATCCTTGGTGCCCATACTCATCATCGTTTTGAACATGGTAAATATCATAATGGCGTAATGCAAGCGGCAGCGGGTAAACACGGACAATACTTAGGTGAAGTGAAAATCCACTTTGATGAGGGACGGATTTTGAATATAGAAGCTTTGCTATATACGACAGATGATATGGCAAAAGTTGAAGATGAATATTATATTAAAGGTCGCCAACTATTAAAAAATAATATAATTTCTAACGATTTAAATCGTTATGAGCGAAGAATATATTCTACAAATCGATTATTATACGAGTTGGCAGAAGCGGTAAGAATATATACAGAAACTGATACAATTATTTTAAATAGTGGTTTAATTGTTCGTGGGTTCGACGGTGGGGATTTTACTGAATATGACTTACACAAAATGTTGCCTCATCCGATTAATACGGTAGATATTGAATTGAAAGGTCATGAATTAATTGAAGTCCTTAAACATTGTTTGAAGAATGAGTATAAGAATGAACAAGTGAAAGGATTCGGATTTCGAGGCGATTTATTTGGAATGTATTATTTCCATAATATCGGCTATATGAGTAGCTCCGAACAATATTTTATCAAAGGCGAACGTATCGAAAATGATCAGACGTATCATATCGCGACGATTGATATGTATACATTTGGTAAGTTTATCCCACAGTTTAAGTCTATGAATAAGGTCTATTATTTACCGGACTTTTTAAGAGATATTTTTAGAACTTATATTCAATCTTCAAAATAA
- the lipA gene encoding lipoyl synthase: MATKNEEILRKPDWLKIKLNTNKNYTNLKKMMREKNLNTVCEEAKCPNIHECWAERRTATFMILGAVCTRACRFCAVKTGLPNELDRDEPRRVAESVKQMNLKHAVITAVARDDLKDGGAEVFADTVRQVREMNPYTTIEVLPSDMGGSYDNLKILMDAQPDILNHNIETVRSLTPRVRAKAKYDRSLELLRRSKELYPEIPTKSSLMIGLGETVEEIYEVMDDLRANDVDIMTIGQYLQPSRKHLPVKKYYSPLEFGKLRKVAMEKGFKHCEAGPMVRSSYHADEQVNEASRERQAKGDALLEQGE; the protein is encoded by the coding sequence ATGGCTACAAAAAATGAAGAGATCCTTCGTAAACCAGACTGGTTAAAGATAAAATTAAACACGAACAAAAATTATACAAACTTAAAGAAGATGATGCGTGAGAAAAACTTAAACACAGTCTGTGAAGAGGCAAAGTGTCCAAATATTCACGAATGTTGGGCGGAAAGACGTACTGCGACGTTTATGATTTTAGGAGCAGTTTGTACGAGAGCTTGTCGTTTCTGTGCGGTAAAGACGGGATTACCAAATGAACTAGATCGTGATGAGCCAAGACGTGTTGCTGAAAGCGTTAAGCAAATGAACTTAAAACATGCGGTGATCACTGCTGTTGCACGTGATGACTTAAAAGATGGCGGAGCTGAAGTGTTCGCCGATACAGTAAGACAAGTTCGTGAAATGAATCCATATACGACGATTGAAGTATTACCATCTGACATGGGCGGTAGTTATGACAACTTAAAAATTTTAATGGACGCACAACCGGATATTTTAAATCATAATATAGAAACAGTAAGAAGTTTAACACCTAGAGTACGTGCTAAAGCGAAGTATGATCGTTCATTAGAGTTATTACGACGTTCGAAAGAACTTTATCCAGAGATTCCAACGAAATCTAGTTTAATGATTGGATTAGGTGAAACAGTTGAAGAAATTTATGAAGTGATGGATGATTTACGTGCTAATGATGTAGATATCATGACGATTGGTCAATATTTACAACCTTCTCGTAAACATTTACCAGTTAAGAAATACTATTCACCGTTAGAGTTCGGTAAATTACGTAAAGTTGCAATGGAGAAAGGGTTCAAGCATTGTGAAGCAGGTCCTATGGTCAGAAGTTCTTATCACGCTGATGAACAAGTGAACGAAGCATCAAGAGAAAGACAAGCCAAAGGTGATGCGTTGCTTGAACAGGGTGAATAA
- a CDS encoding DUF3055 domain-containing protein → MIDFYLYDDSEDANIRFTSFVGDESRYDLALLQTNRHFGKTIVMNMQNNKFSIMGRDDLNEPGYIEYSLGVNENEAKEVYEFLSEYIH, encoded by the coding sequence TTGATTGATTTCTATTTATACGATGATAGTGAAGATGCAAATATTAGATTTACGAGCTTTGTAGGTGATGAAAGTCGTTATGACTTGGCACTATTACAAACAAACCGTCACTTCGGCAAAACCATTGTCATGAATATGCAGAATAATAAATTTAGTATTATGGGTCGTGATGACTTGAATGAACCCGGTTATATTGAATATAGCTTAGGTGTTAATGAAAACGAAGCGAAAGAAGTTTATGAGTTTTTATCTGAATATATTCATTAA